From one Nocardioides scoriae genomic stretch:
- a CDS encoding class I SAM-dependent methyltransferase — MAEPLLPALSRLRAEILDDEHLVRALATGRRRGREEPRYRRVELRYVDLKGGRHLQVTAYDGTQALTSNHRDPREVLDDLLDLPFGNWHVDTDVRSHQLRVTKKGEALLHTTERAEATAPQRSHDQAKERLLAEDHPVLRALGIADEQGRVKPSRQAKYRQVEEFLRALDAALDDATRAGRLRVPTTEDPLRVVDLGCGNAYLTFAAHAWLSERLPVALTGVDVKEQSRRHNSEVAAGLGVDGSVRFVQAGIADVQLEQAPDVVLALHACDTATDDALFRAVEWEADLVLAAPCCHHDLSAQLRREPTPPGYDALTRDGILRERLADTLTDAVRASLLRIEGYRVDVVEFVDSAHTPRNTLLRAVRTSGPGRDRSGDREDYDRLVGTWRLRPALAELLAGRGA, encoded by the coding sequence GTGGCCGAGCCCCTGCTCCCCGCCCTGTCCCGGCTGCGCGCCGAGATCCTCGACGACGAGCACCTCGTCCGCGCCCTGGCCACCGGTCGCCGACGCGGCCGCGAGGAGCCGCGCTACCGCCGCGTCGAGCTGCGCTACGTCGACCTCAAGGGCGGTCGCCACCTCCAGGTCACGGCGTACGACGGGACGCAGGCGCTCACCTCCAACCACCGCGACCCGCGCGAGGTCCTCGACGACCTGCTCGACCTGCCGTTCGGCAACTGGCACGTCGACACCGACGTGCGCAGCCACCAGCTGCGGGTCACCAAGAAGGGCGAGGCGCTGCTCCACACCACCGAGCGCGCCGAGGCCACCGCGCCGCAGCGCTCCCACGACCAGGCCAAGGAGCGGCTCCTGGCCGAGGACCACCCGGTGCTCCGCGCCCTGGGGATCGCCGACGAGCAGGGCCGGGTGAAGCCGTCGCGGCAGGCGAAGTACCGCCAGGTCGAGGAGTTCCTGCGCGCCCTCGACGCCGCGCTCGACGACGCCACCCGCGCGGGCAGGCTGCGGGTGCCCACCACCGAGGACCCGCTGCGGGTCGTCGACCTCGGCTGCGGCAACGCCTACCTCACCTTCGCCGCCCACGCCTGGCTCAGCGAGCGGCTCCCGGTCGCGCTGACCGGCGTCGACGTCAAGGAGCAGTCGCGCCGCCACAACAGCGAGGTCGCGGCCGGGCTCGGCGTCGACGGCTCGGTGCGCTTCGTGCAGGCCGGCATCGCCGACGTGCAGCTCGAGCAGGCGCCCGACGTGGTGCTGGCCCTGCACGCCTGCGACACCGCGACCGACGACGCGCTGTTCCGCGCCGTGGAGTGGGAGGCCGACCTCGTGCTGGCGGCACCGTGCTGCCACCACGACCTCTCGGCCCAGCTGCGGCGCGAGCCGACGCCGCCCGGGTACGACGCCCTCACCCGCGACGGCATCCTGCGCGAGCGCCTCGCCGACACCCTCACCGACGCCGTCCGGGCCTCGCTGCTGCGGATCGAGGGCTACCGCGTCGACGTCGTGGAGTTCGTCGACAGCGCCCACACCCCGCGCAACACCCTGCTGCGTGCCGTCCGGACGTCCGGCCCGGGCCGCGACCGCAGCGGCGACCGCGAGGACTACGACCGCCTGGTCGGCACCTGGCGGCTGCGGCCGGCGCTGGCCGAGCTGCTCGCCGGCCGCGGGGCGTGA
- a CDS encoding MarR family winged helix-turn-helix transcriptional regulator — MTPSVQAASRTDTGLASELRLSVMRFSRRLRSEREPDNTLSVAALSALGILFREGECTVGALAAHERVQPPSMTRTVASLVEEGYATRRPSETDGRAWLVALTEQGREVLLADRRRRDAWLAQRLRELTPDERALLRQAAPLIQRLATS; from the coding sequence ATGACCCCCTCCGTGCAGGCCGCCTCGCGCACCGACACCGGGCTCGCCAGCGAGCTCCGGCTCTCGGTGATGCGGTTCTCGCGTCGGCTGCGCAGCGAGCGGGAGCCCGACAACACCTTGAGCGTGGCGGCGCTGAGCGCGCTGGGGATCCTGTTCCGCGAGGGGGAGTGCACCGTCGGGGCCCTGGCCGCCCACGAGCGGGTGCAGCCCCCGTCGATGACGCGCACGGTCGCGAGCCTGGTCGAGGAGGGGTACGCCACGCGGCGGCCCTCGGAGACCGACGGCCGCGCCTGGCTGGTCGCGCTGACCGAGCAGGGCCGCGAGGTCCTGCTGGCCGACCGCCGGCGCCGCGACGCCTGGCTCGCGCAGCGCCTGCGCGAGCTGACCCCCGACGAACGCGCCCTGCTGCGGCAGGCCGCCCCCCTGATCCAGAGATTGGCCACCAGTTGA
- a CDS encoding cold-shock protein produces MPTGKVKWYDAEKGFGFLSREDGDDVYVRASSLPEGIATLKAGTKVEFGVLSGRKGEQAHQVKVLDAPPSVSQNRRAASRRSPEDMATITEDLIRLLEGVGTAYRHGRHPDAKTAKPTAKLLRALADELDL; encoded by the coding sequence GTGCCCACCGGAAAGGTCAAGTGGTACGACGCCGAGAAGGGCTTCGGGTTCCTCTCGCGCGAGGACGGCGACGACGTCTACGTCCGCGCCTCCTCCCTGCCCGAGGGGATCGCCACGCTCAAGGCCGGCACCAAGGTCGAGTTCGGCGTCCTGTCCGGCCGCAAGGGCGAGCAGGCCCACCAGGTGAAGGTGCTCGACGCCCCGCCGTCGGTGAGCCAGAACCGCCGCGCTGCGTCGCGTCGCAGCCCCGAGGACATGGCCACGATCACCGAGGACCTGATCCGGCTGCTCGAGGGCGTCGGCACGGCGTACCGCCACGGCCGCCACCCCGACGCCAAGACCGCCAAGCCCACGGCCAAGCTGCTCCGCGCCCTGGCCGACGAGCTCGACCTCTAG
- a CDS encoding MFS transporter, translating to MSPTFRALHNRNYRLYAAGGVVSNTGTWMQRVAQDWLVVLLATNAGTALGITTGLQFLPALLLSPYAGLVADRMPKLRLLKITQTVMALTALVLGALAVTGTVQVWHVYVLAFTFGIGSAFDAPARQSFVSEMVGPDEVTNAVGLNSASFNAARMLGPAVAGLLIAAFGGGVEATGWVIVINGLSYSAVLLALARMNPALLHLTPAEKRHKGMIRDAVRYLRGRPDLLMVLSVVGFAGTFGLNFQMTSALMATQVFDKGATEYGLLGSIMAIGSLSGALLAARRTRVRLRLVVGSALLFGVVEIAAGLMPTYTAYAVIVPLLGLSALTMITAANTTMQLATAPHLRGRVMALYLMVFMGGTPIGSPFIGWIGETFGARWTLIGGGALVLVGVLGSVALFARSRHRLGEAVVVPERVAVAASA from the coding sequence TTGAGCCCCACGTTCCGCGCCCTGCACAACCGCAACTACCGGCTGTACGCCGCCGGCGGTGTCGTCTCCAACACCGGCACCTGGATGCAGCGGGTCGCGCAGGACTGGCTCGTGGTGCTGCTGGCCACCAACGCCGGCACGGCGCTCGGCATCACCACCGGGCTGCAGTTCCTGCCCGCCCTGCTGCTCTCGCCGTACGCCGGCCTGGTCGCCGACCGGATGCCCAAGCTGCGCCTGCTCAAGATCACCCAGACGGTGATGGCCCTGACCGCGCTGGTGCTCGGCGCGCTGGCCGTGACCGGCACGGTGCAGGTCTGGCACGTCTACGTGCTGGCGTTCACCTTCGGGATCGGCTCGGCCTTCGACGCCCCGGCCCGCCAGAGCTTCGTCAGCGAGATGGTCGGTCCCGACGAGGTCACCAACGCCGTCGGCCTCAACTCCGCGTCCTTCAACGCCGCCCGGATGCTCGGCCCCGCGGTCGCCGGCCTGCTGATCGCGGCCTTCGGCGGCGGCGTCGAGGCGACCGGCTGGGTGATCGTGATCAACGGCCTCAGCTACAGCGCGGTGCTGCTGGCGCTGGCCCGGATGAACCCCGCGCTGCTGCACCTGACGCCCGCCGAGAAGCGCCACAAGGGCATGATCCGCGACGCCGTGCGCTACCTGCGGGGGCGGCCCGACCTGCTGATGGTGCTGAGCGTGGTGGGCTTCGCGGGCACCTTCGGGCTCAACTTCCAGATGACCTCGGCCCTGATGGCCACGCAGGTCTTCGACAAGGGCGCCACGGAGTACGGCCTGCTCGGCTCCATCATGGCCATCGGCTCGCTCAGCGGTGCGCTGCTGGCCGCCCGGCGGACCCGGGTGCGGCTGCGGCTGGTGGTCGGGTCGGCGCTGCTGTTCGGCGTGGTCGAGATCGCGGCCGGCCTGATGCCGACCTACACGGCGTACGCCGTGATCGTGCCGCTGCTCGGCCTGTCGGCGCTGACCATGATCACCGCGGCCAACACCACCATGCAGCTGGCCACCGCGCCCCACCTGCGCGGCCGGGTGATGGCGCTCTACCTGATGGTCTTCATGGGCGGCACCCCGATCGGGTCGCCGTTCATCGGCTGGATCGGCGAGACCTTCGGCGCGCGCTGGACCCTCATCGGCGGTGGTGCGCTGGTGCTGGTCGGAGTGCTCGGCTCGGTGGCGCTGTTCGCCCGCAGCCGGCACCGCCTCGGCGAGGCCGTCGTGGTGCCCGAGCGCGTCGCCGTGGCCGCCAGCGCCTGA
- a CDS encoding enoyl-CoA hydratase-related protein, whose amino-acid sequence MSDELLVRRADGVVEVTFHRPERRNAFTREMYAALRDLCEELHDSPQVRALVLRGAGGRAFAAGNEIRDFVGADAVAYEQWIGELLRSLFTLPQVTVAAVDGVCVGGGLAVAAHCDLRLATPGSRFGYPIARTLGNALAAPIVYRTAAVFGESLTREMLLASRLVGADRAHAVGAVMVVTDDLDGELATLLEGLAHASGVTLRATKGQLLDRAQRLEVAPDGDEELLREVYTGPDFTEGVRAFLAKERPAFEGRAER is encoded by the coding sequence GTGAGCGACGAGCTGCTGGTACGCCGCGCCGACGGCGTGGTCGAGGTGACCTTCCACCGGCCGGAGCGCCGCAACGCCTTCACGCGGGAGATGTACGCCGCCCTGCGCGACCTGTGCGAGGAGCTGCACGACAGCCCGCAGGTGCGGGCGCTGGTGCTGCGCGGTGCGGGAGGTCGGGCGTTCGCCGCGGGCAACGAGATCCGCGACTTCGTCGGGGCCGACGCCGTGGCGTACGAGCAGTGGATCGGCGAGCTGCTGCGCTCGCTGTTCACGCTGCCCCAGGTGACCGTGGCGGCCGTCGACGGCGTCTGCGTCGGTGGGGGACTGGCCGTCGCCGCCCACTGCGACCTGCGGCTGGCGACGCCGGGCTCGCGGTTCGGCTACCCGATCGCGCGCACCCTGGGCAACGCGCTCGCGGCGCCGATCGTCTACCGCACCGCCGCCGTCTTCGGGGAGTCGCTGACCCGGGAGATGCTGCTCGCCTCGCGGCTCGTGGGCGCCGACCGCGCCCACGCCGTGGGGGCGGTGATGGTGGTGACCGACGACCTCGACGGCGAGCTGGCCACCCTGCTCGAGGGGCTGGCCCACGCCTCGGGCGTCACGCTGCGGGCCACCAAGGGCCAGCTGCTCGACCGGGCGCAGCGGCTCGAGGTCGCCCCGGACGGCGACGAGGAGCTGCTCCGCGAGGTCTACACGGGCCCCGACTTCACCGAGGGCGTGCGGGCCTTCCTGGCCAAGGAGCGGCCGGCCTTCGAGGGGAGAGCCGAGCGGTGA
- a CDS encoding DUF3027 domain-containing protein gives MIDTADPVPFEATDLARAALVEQVGQDVVGEHLGATPEDQGVVTHRFGCLQRGYRGWIWAVTVAHAAGQEQATVDEVVMLPGDEAIVAPTWVPYRDRIKPGDLSPGDLLPADEDDPRLVPTWLDGERPDPVAQAVLDEVGLGRSRVLSLEGRDLAANRWYAGEQGPDVPLAQSAPGRCGGCGFLVRLAGPMATMFGVCANEYANDDARVVALDHGCGAHSEAQLRKKQLPPPLPDPVFDTVRRDDLEQF, from the coding sequence GTGATCGACACAGCCGACCCGGTGCCCTTCGAGGCGACCGACCTCGCGCGCGCCGCTCTCGTCGAGCAGGTGGGCCAGGACGTCGTGGGGGAGCACCTCGGTGCCACCCCGGAGGACCAGGGCGTCGTCACCCACCGCTTCGGGTGCCTGCAGCGCGGCTACCGCGGCTGGATCTGGGCCGTCACCGTCGCGCACGCCGCCGGCCAGGAGCAGGCGACCGTCGACGAGGTGGTGATGCTGCCCGGCGACGAGGCCATCGTGGCCCCGACCTGGGTGCCCTACCGCGACCGCATCAAGCCCGGCGACCTCTCGCCCGGCGACCTGCTGCCCGCCGACGAGGACGACCCCCGGCTGGTCCCGACCTGGCTCGACGGCGAGCGCCCCGACCCGGTCGCGCAGGCCGTCCTCGACGAGGTCGGTCTCGGCCGCTCCCGGGTGCTCTCGCTGGAGGGCCGCGACCTCGCCGCCAACCGGTGGTACGCCGGCGAGCAGGGCCCCGACGTCCCGCTGGCCCAGTCGGCCCCCGGTCGCTGCGGTGGCTGCGGCTTCCTGGTCCGCCTCGCGGGGCCGATGGCCACGATGTTCGGCGTCTGCGCCAACGAGTACGCCAACGACGACGCCCGCGTGGTCGCCCTCGACCACGGCTGCGGCGCCCACTCCGAGGCCCAGCTGCGCAAGAAGCAGCTGCCCCCGCCGCTGCCCGACCCGGTGTTCGACACCGTGCGGCGCGACGACCTCGAGCAGTTCTGA
- a CDS encoding thioesterase family protein, translating into MSTLPTYAQIAALPSYSERPVPVFFEDINGHMNVRYYLGMASEGLDEALTEVGIPTNWVDKGFAIFSAEHHLTYISELLTGDRVSSRVLLLGRSERAMHVLVYLLDDTREQISCVIEEICLHMDMSTRTTSPWPDDVAAQIDARVAEHRGVEFEPTVSGSMALR; encoded by the coding sequence GTGAGCACCCTTCCGACGTACGCCCAGATCGCCGCCCTGCCGTCCTACAGCGAGCGGCCGGTGCCGGTCTTCTTCGAGGACATCAACGGGCACATGAACGTCCGCTACTACCTCGGCATGGCCAGCGAGGGCCTCGACGAGGCGCTGACCGAGGTCGGCATCCCCACCAACTGGGTCGACAAGGGCTTCGCGATCTTCTCCGCCGAGCACCACCTGACCTACATCTCCGAGCTGCTGACCGGCGACCGGGTGTCCTCGCGGGTGCTGCTGCTCGGCCGCTCCGAGCGCGCGATGCACGTGCTGGTCTACCTGCTCGACGACACCCGCGAGCAGATCAGCTGCGTGATCGAGGAGATCTGCCTCCACATGGACATGTCCACCCGCACCACCTCCCCCTGGCCCGACGACGTCGCCGCCCAGATCGACGCCCGGGTCGCCGAGCACCGCGGGGTCGAGTTCGAGCCGACGGTGTCGGGGTCGATGGCGCTGCGCTGA
- a CDS encoding DUF2530 domain-containing protein, which yields MQPDDEQPVVHEIGNRTYIVADVDPLDLDGVRTMQVGTALWVVGLLVLLPFHERLAEDGHLWWLWTCVAGFGLGLVGWDHCRRRRNARRAGRLDDEG from the coding sequence ATGCAGCCCGACGACGAGCAGCCGGTGGTCCACGAGATCGGCAACCGCACCTACATCGTCGCCGACGTCGACCCGCTGGACCTCGACGGCGTCCGGACCATGCAGGTCGGCACCGCCCTGTGGGTGGTCGGCCTGCTCGTGCTGCTGCCGTTCCACGAGCGGCTCGCCGAGGACGGCCACCTGTGGTGGCTGTGGACCTGCGTCGCCGGCTTCGGTCTCGGGCTCGTGGGCTGGGACCACTGCCGGCGCCGCCGCAACGCCCGCCGCGCCGGGCGGCTCGACGACGAGGGGTGA
- a CDS encoding dihydrofolate reductase family protein, whose translation MTRTVFYTATTLDGFLADDHDSLAWLFTQDIDQAGPGGYEPFIAGVGALVMGATTYAWVRDQLRENGETWSYEQPCWVFTHRDLEPLAPEVRFVSGPVTDHAEEIRAAAGERDVWVVGGGDLAGQHADAGLLDQVVVAIAPVTLGAGRPLFPRRQELALVETARNGDFVTATYDVRGPLRD comes from the coding sequence GTGACGCGCACCGTGTTCTACACCGCCACCACCCTCGACGGGTTCCTGGCCGACGACCACGACTCGCTGGCCTGGCTGTTCACCCAGGACATCGACCAGGCGGGACCGGGCGGCTACGAGCCGTTCATCGCCGGGGTGGGTGCGCTGGTGATGGGCGCGACGACGTACGCCTGGGTGCGCGACCAGCTCCGCGAGAACGGCGAGACCTGGTCCTACGAGCAGCCCTGCTGGGTCTTCACCCACCGCGACCTCGAGCCGCTGGCCCCCGAGGTGCGCTTCGTCTCCGGGCCCGTCACCGACCACGCCGAGGAGATCCGGGCCGCCGCCGGGGAGCGCGACGTGTGGGTCGTCGGGGGTGGCGACCTGGCCGGGCAGCACGCCGACGCCGGCCTCCTCGACCAGGTCGTGGTCGCGATCGCCCCGGTCACTCTGGGCGCGGGCCGGCCGCTGTTCCCCCGCCGTCAGGAGCTGGCGCTGGTCGAGACCGCGCGCAACGGCGACTTCGTCACCGCGACGTACGACGTCCGCGGCCCGCTCCGCGACTGA
- a CDS encoding App1 family protein gives MSRLRAWAGRVERRVEGARRARAAGRVPLDFRIVAYVAHGAAGRVVVRARVLDDEEPAETIAGERVWAAVRRTVHGFVTTELPGVRLRVEVGGASVVVESDQDGYVRAELEGASLRAPWTTGRIVLDEPYRGVAEASAPVRVRVSDGRAELGVVSDVDDTVLVTGVQRTRAMVRQTLTGSALTRTTFPGAPELYRALARADDRNPVAYVSSSPWNLHEFVLGFLAHRGFPAGPVLLRDFVTGGHKRDRIEEVLRLHPDLRFVLIGDSGEHDPEIYAETVRRHPGRVLAVLVREVRLDPGDGRVEAVTDGWSHEVPFVLAADSGVMARRLGELGLITDADVAVVAAAAARRTAGG, from the coding sequence GTGAGCCGGCTGCGCGCCTGGGCCGGCCGGGTCGAGCGCCGGGTCGAGGGGGCCCGGCGGGCGCGCGCGGCCGGACGGGTGCCGCTGGACTTCCGCATCGTGGCCTACGTCGCCCACGGCGCGGCCGGCCGGGTGGTGGTGCGCGCCCGGGTGCTCGACGACGAGGAGCCGGCCGAGACCATCGCCGGCGAGAGGGTGTGGGCGGCCGTGCGGCGCACCGTCCACGGCTTCGTCACCACCGAGCTGCCCGGCGTGCGCCTGCGGGTCGAGGTCGGCGGCGCGTCGGTGGTGGTGGAGAGCGACCAGGACGGCTACGTCCGCGCCGAGCTCGAGGGCGCGTCGCTCCGGGCGCCCTGGACGACGGGCCGGATCGTGCTCGACGAGCCCTACCGCGGCGTCGCGGAGGCCTCCGCCCCCGTGCGGGTCCGGGTCAGCGACGGCCGGGCCGAGCTCGGGGTGGTCTCCGACGTCGACGACACCGTGCTGGTGACCGGCGTGCAGCGCACCCGCGCGATGGTCCGCCAGACCCTGACCGGCTCGGCCCTGACCCGCACCACCTTCCCGGGGGCGCCGGAGCTCTACCGCGCCCTGGCGCGCGCCGACGACCGCAACCCGGTGGCGTACGTGTCCTCGAGCCCGTGGAACCTGCACGAGTTCGTGCTCGGCTTCCTGGCCCACCGCGGCTTCCCGGCCGGCCCGGTGCTGCTGCGCGACTTCGTCACCGGCGGCCACAAGCGCGACCGGATCGAGGAGGTGCTGCGGCTGCACCCCGACCTGCGGTTCGTGCTCATCGGCGACTCGGGCGAGCACGACCCGGAGATCTACGCCGAGACCGTGCGCCGCCACCCCGGCCGGGTGCTGGCCGTGCTCGTCCGCGAGGTCCGGCTCGACCCCGGCGACGGCCGCGTCGAGGCGGTCACCGACGGCTGGTCCCACGAGGTGCCGTTCGTGCTCGCCGCCGACTCGGGCGTGATGGCCCGCCGGCTCGGCGAGCTCGGGCTGATCACCGACGCCGACGTCGCCGTGGTCGCGGCGGCCGCCGCGCGGCGTACGGCCGGGGGCTGA
- a CDS encoding MFS transporter gives MTDATGRGFRRAGSATGRGASYTLRQARRASHAEGAGDSGLYRLIELHAFNAAGDAAVAISLAGTLFFAAPGEARGPIALFLGLTMLPFAVVAPLLGPFLDRFSHGRRWAIGATMALRAFLCWLMADAVASQSLLMYPTALGVLVSSKAYGVARAATVPRLQPEALSLVKANSRISLAGVVGAAVSAPLAGAASYFGPQWSLRYAFVVFAGATILAILLPARADATAGELPVSLGGESRKFRIPVDVAFALRCNAGLRMLSGFLTMYMAFLLRDQPFPGWEDRSTLLLGLVIGAAGLGNTIGIGLGSVLRRVTPSVTVVVALVADAVVVVLAAIFYGLVVAVALGVTVGVAQALGKVSLDSTIQHSVPERHRTSAFARSETMLQLSWVLGGFLGIGLPLVPRLGLGVLAGLMVAWTVFVLVRRPQPPRSEWTVVDPESTGPIAPVR, from the coding sequence ATGACCGACGCGACCGGACGAGGGTTCCGCCGGGCGGGCTCGGCGACCGGGCGCGGGGCGTCGTACACCCTGCGCCAGGCGCGGCGGGCCTCGCACGCCGAGGGCGCGGGCGACTCCGGGCTCTACCGGCTGATCGAGCTGCACGCCTTCAACGCCGCCGGCGACGCCGCCGTGGCCATCTCGCTGGCCGGGACGCTGTTCTTCGCCGCCCCGGGCGAGGCGCGCGGTCCGATCGCGCTGTTCCTGGGCCTGACGATGCTGCCGTTCGCGGTGGTGGCGCCGCTGCTGGGGCCCTTCCTCGACCGCTTCAGCCACGGCCGGCGCTGGGCGATCGGCGCCACGATGGCGCTGCGGGCGTTCCTGTGCTGGCTGATGGCCGACGCCGTCGCGTCGCAGTCGCTGCTGATGTACCCCACCGCCCTGGGTGTCCTGGTCTCCTCCAAGGCGTACGGCGTCGCGCGCGCCGCCACCGTGCCTCGCCTGCAGCCCGAGGCGCTGAGCCTGGTCAAGGCCAACAGCCGGATCTCGCTGGCCGGCGTGGTCGGGGCGGCCGTCTCGGCGCCGCTGGCCGGCGCCGCGTCGTACTTCGGGCCGCAGTGGTCGCTGCGCTACGCCTTCGTGGTCTTCGCCGGGGCCACGATCCTGGCCATCCTGCTGCCCGCCCGCGCCGACGCCACGGCGGGCGAGCTGCCGGTCAGCCTCGGCGGGGAGAGCCGCAAGTTCCGGATCCCGGTCGACGTCGCCTTCGCGCTGCGGTGCAACGCGGGGCTGCGGATGCTCTCGGGGTTCTTGACGATGTACATGGCCTTCCTGCTCCGCGACCAGCCCTTCCCCGGCTGGGAGGACCGCAGCACGCTGCTGCTCGGCCTGGTCATCGGCGCGGCGGGACTCGGCAACACGATCGGCATCGGGCTCGGCTCGGTGCTGCGGCGCGTCACGCCGTCGGTGACGGTGGTGGTGGCGCTGGTCGCCGACGCGGTCGTGGTGGTGCTGGCGGCGATCTTCTACGGCCTCGTGGTCGCGGTCGCGCTCGGCGTCACCGTCGGCGTCGCCCAGGCGCTGGGCAAGGTCTCGCTCGACTCGACCATCCAGCACTCCGTGCCGGAGCGCCACCGCACCTCCGCCTTCGCGCGCTCCGAGACGATGCTGCAGCTCTCGTGGGTGCTGGGCGGCTTCCTCGGCATCGGGCTGCCGCTCGTGCCGCGCCTGGGCCTGGGCGTGCTGGCCGGGCTGATGGTGGCCTGGACGGTCTTCGTGCTCGTGCGCCGACCGCAGCCGCCGCGCTCGGAGTGGACGGTCGTCGACCCCGAGTCGACCGGGCCGATCGCCCCGGTGCGCTAG
- a CDS encoding NCS2 family permease, with the protein MDTFFKISERGSTVAREVRGGIVTFFTMAYIIVLNPLILGFAPDVDGGFLGGVEPPGNLPMIAAGTALVAGVMTILMGVVANYPLALATGLGLNAFVAFSIASQMTWADAMGLVVLEGIVILVLVLTGFREAVFHAVPAQLKIAISVGIGLFIALIGFVDAGFVRRIPDAANTTVPVQLGPAGQLQGWPVLVFCVGLALMVALWVRRVKGAILISIIATTVLAVVVEAIGKFGAGGAKNPTGWGLTVPSPPGTVFDVPDFGTLGQFDLFDSFASVGVVAAVLLVFTLLLADFFDTMGTMTAIGAEAGLLDEEGAPPNTRRILVVDSIAAAAGGAAGVSSNTSYIESASGVGEGARTGLASVVTGVCFLLSIFLAPLVAVIPSEAAVPALVLVGFLMMQQVKGIAWDDVEIAIPAFLTIVLMPFTYSITAGIGAGFLAYVLIKVVKGKTRQVHPLLWVIAVLFVAYFAINPLTSLLT; encoded by the coding sequence GTGGACACCTTCTTCAAGATCTCCGAGCGCGGCTCGACCGTGGCCCGCGAGGTGCGCGGCGGCATCGTCACCTTCTTCACGATGGCCTACATCATCGTGCTCAACCCGCTCATCCTCGGCTTCGCGCCCGACGTCGACGGCGGCTTCCTCGGCGGGGTGGAGCCGCCCGGCAACCTGCCGATGATCGCCGCCGGCACGGCGCTGGTCGCGGGGGTGATGACGATCCTGATGGGGGTGGTGGCCAACTACCCGCTGGCGCTGGCCACCGGGCTGGGCCTCAACGCCTTCGTCGCCTTCTCGATCGCCTCCCAGATGACCTGGGCCGACGCGATGGGCCTGGTCGTGCTGGAGGGCATCGTCATCCTGGTACTCGTGCTGACCGGGTTCCGCGAGGCCGTCTTCCACGCCGTGCCCGCCCAGCTCAAGATCGCCATCTCGGTCGGCATCGGCCTGTTCATCGCGCTCATCGGCTTCGTCGACGCGGGCTTCGTGCGCCGCATCCCCGACGCCGCCAACACCACCGTGCCCGTGCAGCTCGGCCCCGCCGGGCAGCTCCAGGGCTGGCCCGTGCTGGTCTTCTGCGTCGGCCTGGCGCTGATGGTCGCGCTGTGGGTGCGCCGCGTGAAGGGCGCGATCCTCATCTCGATCATCGCCACCACCGTGCTCGCGGTCGTCGTCGAGGCGATCGGGAAGTTCGGCGCCGGCGGCGCGAAGAACCCCACCGGCTGGGGCCTGACCGTGCCCTCGCCGCCCGGCACCGTCTTCGACGTTCCCGACTTCGGCACACTCGGCCAGTTCGACCTGTTCGACTCCTTCGCCTCGGTCGGGGTGGTCGCCGCCGTGCTGCTGGTCTTCACGCTGCTGCTCGCCGACTTCTTCGACACCATGGGCACGATGACCGCGATCGGCGCCGAGGCCGGCCTGCTCGACGAGGAGGGCGCCCCGCCGAACACCCGTCGCATCCTGGTCGTCGACTCGATCGCCGCGGCCGCCGGTGGTGCGGCGGGCGTCTCGTCCAACACCTCCTACATCGAGTCCGCCTCCGGCGTGGGGGAGGGCGCCCGCACCGGCCTGGCTTCGGTCGTCACCGGCGTGTGCTTCCTGCTCTCGATCTTCCTGGCCCCGCTCGTGGCCGTGATCCCCTCCGAGGCGGCCGTCCCGGCGCTCGTGCTCGTCGGCTTCCTGATGATGCAGCAGGTCAAGGGCATCGCCTGGGACGACGTCGAGATCGCCATCCCGGCGTTCCTCACGATCGTGCTGATGCCGTTCACCTACTCCATCACCGCCGGCATCGGCGCCGGCTTCCTGGCGTACGTCCTCATCAAGGTGGTCAAGGGCAAGACCCGCCAGGTCCACCCGCTCCTGTGGGTGATCGCCGTGCTGTTCGTGGCGTACTTCGCCATCAACCCGCTGACCTCGCTGCTCACCTAG